A region from the Geobacillus vulcani PSS1 genome encodes:
- a CDS encoding response regulator transcription factor codes for MNILLIEDDATLFQEIKQRLEQWSYNVCGIRDFSRVMEEFSHCQPHLVIIDIQLPKFDGFHWCRQIRAHSNVPILFLSSRDHPTDMVMSMQLGADDYIQKPFHFDVLIAKIQALLRRVYDYNTGPIHLQTWCGATIDYAKSTVTNEQGTVELTKNELLILKHLLNKKNTIVTRTELIEQLWEDERFISDNTLTVNVNRLRKKLDELGLGRFIETKVGQGYMAKEEGIGS; via the coding sequence TTGAACATTTTACTCATTGAAGACGACGCCACGTTGTTTCAAGAAATCAAACAACGTCTCGAACAATGGTCATACAACGTTTGCGGCATCCGTGATTTCAGCCGGGTGATGGAAGAATTTTCGCACTGCCAGCCACACCTTGTCATCATTGACATCCAGCTGCCGAAATTTGATGGATTTCACTGGTGCCGCCAAATCCGCGCGCATTCGAACGTCCCGATCTTGTTTTTATCGTCGCGCGACCATCCGACCGACATGGTCATGTCCATGCAGCTTGGGGCGGATGATTACATCCAAAAGCCGTTTCATTTTGACGTGCTGATCGCGAAAATCCAGGCGCTGCTCCGGCGCGTGTACGATTACAATACAGGCCCCATCCACCTGCAAACGTGGTGCGGCGCCACCATCGACTATGCCAAAAGCACGGTCACCAATGAACAAGGAACGGTGGAGCTGACGAAAAACGAACTGTTGATTTTAAAACATCTGTTGAACAAGAAAAACACGATTGTAACGCGGACAGAACTGATCGAACAGCTGTGGGAAGACGAACGGTTTATCAGCGACAACACGCTGACCGTCAATGTCAATCGGCTGCGGAAAAAGCTTGACGAACTGGGCTTGGGCCGTTTCATCGAAACGAAAGTGGGACAAGGGTATATGGCAAAGGAAGAGGGGATCGGCTCATGA
- a CDS encoding acyl-CoA carboxylase subunit beta, producing the protein MSDMYDKINELYDRRREIELGGGDEKIEQQHAKGKLTARERIDLLLDEGTFVELNPFIEHRCTDFGLGEKKGPGDGVVTGYGKINGRTVFVFSQDFTVFGGALGEMHAKKITNIMDLAAKTGAPVIGLNDSGGARIQEGVLSLDGYGHIFYRNAIYSGVIPQISVIMGPCAGGAVYSPAITDFVFMVEKTSQMFITGPKVIEAVTGEKISAEDLGGARVHNTISGNAHFAAANEEEALAEVRRLLGYLPSNNNEKPPFGPIPDGDDYRPDLADVVPIDAVRPYDVRHVIAHVVDDGSFMEVQKDFAKNIVIGFARIKGEVVGLVCNQPKFMAGGLDIDSSDKAARFIRFCDSFNIPIITFEDVTGFFPGVKQEHGGIIRHGAKILYAYSEATVPKITVILRKAYGGAYVALNSKSIGADVVYAWPNAEVAVMGPQGAANIIFASEIENSPNPEETRAQKIAEYREKFANPYVAAKYGMIDDVIDPRDTRIKLIQALEMLRHKHEERPKKKHGNIPL; encoded by the coding sequence ATGAGCGACATGTACGACAAAATCAACGAACTGTATGACCGCCGACGTGAGATTGAACTGGGCGGCGGCGACGAGAAAATCGAACAGCAGCACGCGAAAGGGAAGCTGACCGCGCGCGAGCGGATTGACTTGCTTTTGGACGAAGGAACGTTTGTCGAACTCAATCCGTTCATCGAGCACCGTTGCACCGATTTTGGCCTTGGGGAAAAGAAGGGGCCGGGCGATGGGGTCGTCACCGGCTACGGGAAGATCAACGGCCGCACGGTGTTTGTGTTTTCGCAAGATTTCACCGTTTTCGGTGGGGCGCTTGGGGAAATGCATGCAAAAAAAATCACGAACATCATGGATTTGGCGGCGAAAACCGGGGCGCCGGTCATCGGCTTGAACGATTCGGGCGGCGCCCGCATTCAAGAAGGGGTCTTGTCGCTGGACGGGTACGGGCACATTTTTTACCGCAACGCCATTTACTCCGGGGTTATTCCGCAAATTTCCGTCATCATGGGGCCGTGCGCCGGTGGAGCCGTCTATTCGCCGGCCATCACCGATTTTGTGTTCATGGTCGAAAAAACGAGCCAAATGTTCATCACTGGCCCGAAAGTGATTGAAGCGGTGACCGGGGAGAAAATCAGCGCCGAAGATTTAGGCGGCGCCCGCGTGCACAACACGATCAGCGGCAACGCCCACTTTGCGGCGGCGAATGAAGAGGAGGCGCTCGCCGAGGTGCGGCGGCTGCTTGGCTATTTGCCGTCAAACAATAACGAAAAGCCACCGTTTGGCCCGATTCCGGACGGGGACGACTACCGGCCCGATTTGGCCGATGTCGTGCCGATTGACGCCGTCCGCCCGTACGATGTGCGCCATGTCATCGCCCACGTCGTTGATGACGGATCGTTTATGGAAGTGCAAAAAGATTTTGCGAAAAACATCGTGATCGGCTTTGCCCGCATCAAAGGCGAGGTGGTGGGGCTTGTGTGCAATCAGCCGAAGTTTATGGCCGGGGGGTTGGACATCGATTCGTCCGACAAGGCGGCGCGGTTCATCCGTTTTTGCGATTCGTTCAACATCCCGATCATTACGTTTGAGGACGTCACCGGCTTTTTCCCGGGCGTCAAGCAGGAGCACGGCGGCATCATCCGCCATGGGGCGAAAATTTTGTACGCCTACTCGGAAGCGACGGTGCCGAAAATCACCGTCATTTTGCGCAAAGCGTACGGCGGTGCGTACGTCGCTTTAAACAGCAAATCGATCGGCGCCGATGTCGTCTATGCGTGGCCGAACGCCGAAGTGGCCGTCATGGGGCCGCAAGGGGCGGCGAACATCATTTTCGCGAGCGAAATTGAAAACAGCCCGAATCCGGAAGAAACGCGGGCGCAAAAAATTGCCGAATACCGCGAGAAATTCGCCAACCCGTACGTCGCCGCCAAATACGGCATGATCGATGACGTCATCGACCCGCGCGACACGAGAATCAAGCTCATCCAAGCGCTCGAGATGCTTCGTCATAAGCATGAAGAGCGGCCGAAGAAAAAGCATGGCAACATTCCGCTGTAA
- a CDS encoding glycoside hydrolase family 1 protein yields MSQQRKSIIPDGFLWGGAVTSFQTEGAWNEGGKGLSIVDARPIPEGHSDWKVAVDFYHRYKEDIALFKELGFTAYRTSIAWTRIFPDGEGEPNEAGLAFYDAVFDELRANGIEPVITLYHFDLPLALAKKYNGFASRKVVDLFERYARTVFARYRGKVNYWLTFNEQNLVLEQPHLWGAICPDDEDPEAFAYRVCHHVFLAHAKAVKALREIAPEAKIGGMATYLTTYPATCRPEDALANVQAKELFIDFFFDVFARGVYPRYVTNRLEKKGIRLPLEAGDEELLRTQTVDFLSFSYYQSQIVRHQEQDERIIKGLEPNPHLPKTKWGWAIDPLGLRIALKDVYARYQMPIFITENGIGLEEELNENGTVDDDERIDYMRRHIEQMKLAIEEGVEVIGYLMWGATDLLSSQGEMRKRYGVIFVNRDDQNLRDLKRYKKKSFYWFQRVIRTNGEEL; encoded by the coding sequence ATGTCACAACAGCGCAAATCGATCATCCCCGACGGCTTTTTATGGGGCGGGGCGGTGACGTCGTTCCAGACGGAAGGGGCGTGGAATGAAGGAGGCAAGGGGTTGTCGATCGTCGATGCGCGCCCGATTCCGGAAGGCCATTCCGACTGGAAAGTGGCGGTTGACTTTTACCATCGCTACAAAGAAGACATCGCTTTGTTCAAGGAGCTCGGCTTTACCGCCTACCGGACGAGCATCGCCTGGACGCGCATTTTTCCGGATGGGGAAGGGGAGCCGAATGAAGCGGGCTTGGCGTTTTATGACGCCGTGTTTGATGAATTGAGGGCGAACGGCATCGAACCGGTCATTACGCTGTACCATTTCGACTTGCCGCTGGCGTTGGCCAAGAAATACAACGGCTTTGCCTCGCGGAAGGTCGTTGACTTGTTTGAGCGGTACGCGCGCACCGTGTTTGCGCGCTACCGTGGGAAAGTGAACTATTGGCTGACGTTCAACGAACAAAACTTAGTGCTCGAACAACCGCATTTATGGGGGGCGATCTGCCCGGATGATGAAGACCCGGAAGCGTTTGCCTACCGCGTCTGCCATCACGTCTTTCTCGCCCACGCCAAGGCGGTGAAGGCGCTGCGCGAGATCGCTCCCGAGGCGAAGATCGGCGGGATGGCGACGTATTTGACAACGTATCCGGCGACATGCCGCCCGGAAGACGCTTTGGCGAACGTGCAAGCGAAAGAGCTGTTCATTGATTTCTTCTTTGATGTGTTCGCCCGCGGCGTTTATCCGCGCTATGTGACGAATCGGCTGGAGAAAAAGGGGATCCGCTTGCCGCTTGAGGCAGGCGATGAGGAATTGCTGCGCACGCAGACGGTCGATTTTTTGTCATTTAGCTACTATCAAAGCCAAATCGTCCGCCATCAGGAACAAGATGAGCGGATCATCAAAGGGCTTGAGCCGAACCCCCACTTGCCGAAGACGAAATGGGGCTGGGCGATCGATCCGCTCGGCTTGCGGATTGCCTTAAAAGACGTGTACGCCCGCTACCAGATGCCCATTTTCATCACCGAAAACGGCATCGGGCTTGAGGAGGAGCTAAACGAGAACGGCACGGTCGACGATGACGAGCGGATCGACTATATGCGCCGCCATATTGAACAAATGAAACTGGCGATCGAAGAAGGGGTCGAGGTGATCGGCTATTTGATGTGGGGAGCGACCGATCTGTTAAGCTCGCAAGGCGAGATGCGCAAGCGCTACGGCGTCATTTTCGTCAACCGCGATGATCAAAACTTGCGCGATTTGAAACGTTATAAGAAAAAAAGCTTCTACTGGTTCCAGCGCGTCATTCGCACGAATGGGGAGGAGCTGTAA
- a CDS encoding tripeptidase T — protein MVNEQRLVDEFLELVQIDSETKHEGEIAKVLKQKFEALGLEVIEDDAAAKTGHGAGNLICTLAATKDGVDPIYFTSHMDTVVPGKGVKPSIRDGYVVTDGTTILGADDKAGLAAMLEAIRVLKEQHIPHGLIQFVITVGEESGLVGAKALDPSLLKAKYGYALDSDGKVGNIVVAAPTQAKLKVVVHGKTAHAGVAPERGVSAITIAAKAIAKMPLGRIDEETTANIGRFEGGTQTNIVCDRVDILAEARSLVPEKMEAQVAKMKEAFETVAAEMGGRADVEVEVMYPGFQFGDGDHVVEIAKRAAAKIGRPCELQRSGGGSDANIIAGFGIPTVNLAVGYEEIHTTNERMPIEELVKLTEMVIAIVEEVANAE, from the coding sequence ATGGTGAACGAGCAACGTCTTGTCGACGAATTTTTGGAGCTCGTGCAAATCGATTCGGAAACGAAGCATGAAGGTGAGATCGCCAAGGTGCTGAAACAAAAGTTTGAAGCGCTCGGCCTTGAGGTGATCGAAGACGATGCGGCCGCGAAAACAGGGCATGGCGCCGGCAACTTGATTTGCACGCTGGCGGCGACGAAAGACGGAGTCGATCCGATTTACTTCACATCCCATATGGATACGGTCGTGCCGGGCAAAGGGGTAAAACCGTCGATTCGCGATGGCTATGTCGTCACCGACGGAACGACAATTTTAGGCGCCGATGACAAAGCCGGCTTGGCGGCGATGTTGGAGGCGATTCGGGTGTTGAAAGAGCAACACATCCCCCACGGCTTGATTCAATTCGTCATCACGGTCGGGGAAGAGTCGGGGCTCGTCGGGGCGAAGGCGCTCGATCCGTCGTTGCTCAAAGCGAAATACGGCTATGCGTTGGACAGCGACGGCAAAGTCGGCAACATCGTCGTCGCCGCGCCGACGCAGGCGAAGCTGAAAGTCGTCGTGCACGGCAAAACCGCTCATGCCGGTGTGGCTCCCGAGCGCGGGGTGTCCGCCATTACGATCGCGGCCAAAGCGATCGCGAAAATGCCGCTCGGCCGCATCGATGAGGAGACGACGGCCAACATCGGCCGCTTCGAAGGCGGCACGCAAACGAACATTGTCTGCGATCGCGTCGATATTTTAGCGGAAGCCCGCTCGCTCGTCCCAGAAAAAATGGAAGCCCAAGTGGCGAAGATGAAAGAGGCGTTTGAAACGGTTGCCGCGGAAATGGGCGGTCGCGCCGATGTCGAGGTGGAGGTGATGTATCCAGGCTTTCAATTCGGAGACGGCGACCATGTTGTGGAAATTGCCAAACGGGCGGCGGCGAAAATCGGCCGGCCGTGCGAGCTGCAGCGAAGCGGCGGCGGCAGCGATGCCAATATCATTGCCGGCTTCGGCATTCCGACGGTCAACCTTGCTGTCGGCTATGAAGAAATCCATACGACGAACGAGCGGATGCCGATTGAAGAGTTGGTCAAACTGACGGAAATGGTCATCGCCATTGTCGAAGAAGTCGCCAATGCTGAGTGA
- the gndA gene encoding NADP-dependent phosphogluconate dehydrogenase, translating to MVKQQIGVIGLAVMGKNLALNIESKGYSVAVYNRSREKTDEFLQEAKGKNIVGTYSIEEFVNALEKPRKILLMVKAGAPTDATIEQLKPHLEKGDIVIDGGNTYFKDTQRRNKELAELGIHFIGTGVSGGEEGALKGPSIMPGGQKEAHELVRPIFEAIAAKVDGEPCTTYIGPDGAGHYVKMVHNGIEYGDMQLIAEAYFLLKHVLGMDAAELHEVFADWNKGELNSYLIEITADIFTKIDEETGKPLVDVILDKAGQKGTGKWTSQNALDLGVPLPIITESVFARFISAMKDERVKASKVLAGPAVRPFEGDRAHFIEAVRRALYMSKICSYAQGFAQMKAASEEYNWNLRYGDIAMIFRGGCIIRAQFLQKIKEAYDRDPELSNLLLDPYFKNIVESYQDALREIVATAAMRGIPVPGFASALAYYDSYRTAVLPANLIQAQRDYFGAHTYERVDKEGIFHTEWLK from the coding sequence ATGGTGAAACAGCAAATCGGCGTCATCGGACTGGCGGTCATGGGGAAAAACTTGGCGCTCAACATCGAAAGCAAAGGCTATTCGGTGGCGGTGTACAACCGTTCGCGCGAAAAAACGGATGAGTTTTTGCAAGAAGCGAAAGGAAAAAACATTGTCGGTACATACAGCATCGAAGAATTCGTCAACGCCTTGGAAAAACCGCGGAAAATTTTGCTGATGGTGAAAGCGGGAGCGCCGACGGACGCGACGATCGAACAGCTGAAGCCGCATCTGGAAAAAGGCGATATTGTCATTGACGGCGGCAATACGTACTTTAAAGATACCCAGCGCCGCAACAAAGAGCTCGCTGAACTCGGCATTCACTTTATCGGCACAGGGGTGTCCGGCGGTGAGGAAGGGGCGCTGAAAGGCCCATCGATCATGCCGGGGGGACAAAAAGAAGCGCATGAGCTCGTACGCCCGATTTTTGAAGCCATCGCCGCCAAAGTCGACGGCGAGCCGTGCACGACGTACATCGGTCCGGACGGCGCCGGCCATTACGTGAAAATGGTGCATAACGGCATCGAATACGGCGACATGCAGCTGATCGCCGAAGCATACTTCCTGCTCAAACATGTGCTCGGCATGGACGCCGCTGAACTGCACGAAGTGTTTGCCGACTGGAACAAAGGCGAATTGAACAGCTATTTAATCGAAATCACCGCTGACATTTTCACGAAGATCGATGAAGAAACAGGAAAGCCGCTTGTTGATGTCATTTTGGACAAGGCCGGGCAAAAAGGAACGGGCAAATGGACGAGCCAAAACGCGCTCGATTTAGGCGTGCCGCTGCCGATCATCACCGAGTCGGTATTCGCCCGCTTCATCTCGGCGATGAAAGACGAGCGCGTGAAAGCAAGCAAAGTGCTGGCAGGCCCGGCGGTGAGGCCGTTTGAAGGCGACCGCGCCCACTTCATCGAAGCGGTGCGCCGCGCGCTTTATATGAGCAAAATTTGCTCATACGCCCAAGGGTTTGCGCAAATGAAAGCGGCGTCTGAGGAATACAACTGGAACTTGCGCTACGGCGACATCGCCATGATTTTCCGCGGCGGCTGCATCATCCGTGCGCAATTTTTGCAAAAAATTAAAGAGGCGTACGACCGCGATCCGGAGCTGTCGAACTTGCTCTTGGATCCGTACTTCAAAAACATCGTCGAAAGCTATCAAGACGCGCTCCGCGAAATCGTCGCCACCGCGGCGATGCGCGGCATTCCAGTGCCAGGATTCGCCAGCGCCCTCGCCTACTATGACAGCTACCGAACGGCGGTGCTCCCGGCCAACTTAATCCAAGCGCAGCGCGACTACTTCGGCGCCCACACGTACGAACGCGTCGATAAGGAAGGCATTTTCCATACGGAATGGTTGAAGTAA
- a CDS encoding FtsX-like permease family protein: protein MSMKQLLFRNLKQNIQHYYLYVFALMFASALYFAFVTLQYDPSLDAIKGGVKGAAAVRTGAVLLIVIVAVFLLYANSLFIQRRGHEIALLQLIGMTKRNIFLMLAAENVILYYGTLIIGILMGFAASKLLMMILFKIIDIPVKASLSFSGRALVQTLIVFSVIDVFMMGMNRLFLKKQTIVSLFRTTSTTEAKHVSVWNMVVGMAGIILIGSGYGISLKLFSSDWKSVQGLFMAMAFILGAVIIGTYLFFKGTISFLFHLWRKRKGGYLSIDDVLSMSSLMFRIKSNALLLTIITTVSAIAIGLISLSYISYYSAEQAAQNYVAADFAFTDKKDAARFTAALRSHDIRYRETMIDVIEAPTDISMILDIADQSRLQFQPSAALLSVISDTSTGRIDVKPGEAVLTGYQDILRQFLPFKETGTIRLEENGRMVPLHYLGMKKGYYVNYHFTHGMPTVVVDQTMFARLQKETDPQTKKVHIGIHLTDETNIERADQLFQRMEFSSIADSRLIMSRHQKQTFGLIMFVVTFLGLAFLVTSGCILYFKQMGAGEEERPNYTILRKLGFTEKDFFRGIRQKQLFYFGVPLLLGLSHSYFAVRSGWFFFGTELWTPMLTVMAIYTVCYSLFGMLAVRYDKQLLREAL, encoded by the coding sequence ATGAGCATGAAGCAACTCTTGTTCCGCAACTTGAAACAAAACATCCAACATTATTATTTGTACGTGTTTGCTTTGATGTTTGCTTCCGCCTTGTATTTCGCGTTCGTGACATTGCAGTACGACCCATCCCTTGATGCCATCAAAGGGGGAGTGAAAGGGGCGGCGGCCGTCCGCACGGGCGCGGTGCTTCTTATCGTGATTGTCGCCGTCTTTCTTTTGTACGCCAATTCCTTGTTTATCCAGCGGCGCGGCCATGAGATCGCTCTTTTGCAGCTGATCGGCATGACGAAACGAAACATCTTTTTGATGCTGGCGGCCGAAAACGTCATTCTTTATTACGGCACGCTGATCATCGGCATATTGATGGGATTTGCCGCTTCCAAGCTGTTGATGATGATTTTGTTTAAAATCATCGATATTCCAGTCAAGGCGTCTCTTTCCTTTTCGGGCCGAGCATTGGTGCAAACGTTGATTGTGTTTAGCGTGATCGATGTCTTCATGATGGGTATGAACCGCTTGTTTCTCAAAAAACAGACGATTGTATCCTTGTTCCGCACGACATCCACAACCGAAGCAAAACATGTATCCGTATGGAACATGGTCGTGGGAATGGCCGGGATCATCCTCATCGGCAGCGGCTATGGTATATCGTTGAAATTGTTTAGCAGCGACTGGAAGAGCGTTCAAGGCTTATTCATGGCCATGGCATTCATTTTAGGCGCGGTCATCATCGGCACCTACTTGTTTTTTAAAGGAACGATCAGCTTTCTCTTCCACCTATGGCGGAAGCGGAAAGGCGGTTATTTGTCGATCGACGACGTGCTTTCCATGTCATCGCTTATGTTTCGCATCAAATCAAATGCCTTGCTGCTCACCATCATCACGACCGTGTCGGCCATCGCGATCGGGTTGATTTCGTTAAGCTATATTTCCTACTATTCAGCCGAACAGGCCGCGCAAAACTACGTCGCCGCCGACTTTGCGTTCACGGACAAAAAAGATGCCGCCCGTTTTACGGCGGCGCTGCGATCTCATGATATTCGCTATCGGGAAACGATGATCGATGTCATTGAAGCACCGACTGATATTTCAATGATTTTAGACATCGCTGATCAAAGCCGGCTCCAGTTTCAGCCGTCCGCCGCGCTGCTATCGGTGATCAGCGACACAAGTACAGGCCGCATCGATGTCAAGCCCGGGGAAGCAGTGCTGACGGGATATCAGGACATTCTCCGCCAATTCTTGCCGTTTAAAGAAACGGGAACGATTCGCTTAGAAGAAAACGGCCGCATGGTCCCACTTCATTACCTTGGGATGAAAAAAGGCTATTACGTCAACTACCATTTCACGCACGGCATGCCCACCGTCGTCGTCGATCAAACGATGTTTGCTCGCTTGCAAAAAGAAACCGATCCACAAACGAAAAAGGTGCATATCGGAATTCACCTGACTGACGAAACAAATATCGAGCGGGCTGATCAGCTGTTTCAACGCATGGAGTTTTCCTCCATCGCCGATTCGCGCCTGATCATGAGCCGCCATCAAAAACAGACATTCGGATTGATCATGTTTGTTGTCACCTTTTTAGGGCTCGCCTTTTTGGTCACCTCCGGCTGTATTCTTTACTTTAAGCAAATGGGCGCCGGCGAAGAAGAGCGGCCGAATTACACCATTTTGCGCAAACTCGGATTCACCGAAAAAGACTTTTTCAGGGGCATCCGACAGAAACAGCTGTTCTACTTTGGGGTTCCGTTGCTTCTTGGATTGTCTCACAGCTATTTTGCCGTCCGTTCCGGCTGGTTCTTTTTCGGCACCGAACTGTGGACGCCGATGTTGACGGTGATGGCGATTTACACGGTCTGCTATTCGCTGTTTGGCATGTTGGCTGTACGTTATGACAAACAGCTGCTTCGTGAGGCGCTATGA
- a CDS encoding sensor histidine kinase gives MIKDYLMERKSWLVFFVFLELFILFVAYLDPTIPFSSALYIVFLTSILFAVFAIIRWKKETAFYQRLQTCHLALDPASSLQAASPFERIVERAMASQMDQWKQELTVCRTALEQERDELLTWIHEMKTPLTAMRLMIERVEEENTKSSLLYEWLRIHLLLDQQLHQRRLPHMENDLYIEHVELKPLLINEIKPLQPWCMQKGIGFDLQLNVRTVLSDAKWLSFIIRQIVTNAVKYSESCDIIVKSFLENGHIHLQIQDFGRGIDPKDLPRIFDKGFTSTAEHQNEAATGMGLYLAKKAAQPLLLDFHVESSPGRGTVFTIVFPQENDLIRMHGM, from the coding sequence ATGATCAAAGACTACTTGATGGAACGAAAAAGCTGGCTTGTCTTCTTTGTGTTCCTCGAGCTGTTCATTCTGTTTGTCGCTTATCTTGATCCGACGATTCCCTTTTCCTCCGCTCTTTATATCGTCTTTTTAACATCCATCCTCTTTGCCGTCTTTGCCATCATCCGTTGGAAAAAAGAAACGGCATTTTATCAACGGCTGCAAACGTGCCATCTTGCCTTGGACCCCGCTTCCAGCCTGCAGGCGGCAAGTCCGTTCGAACGCATCGTTGAGCGCGCCATGGCCAGCCAAATGGACCAATGGAAACAGGAACTGACCGTCTGCCGAACAGCGTTGGAACAAGAGAGAGATGAACTGCTGACATGGATTCACGAAATGAAAACGCCGCTGACGGCCATGCGGCTCATGATCGAACGAGTCGAGGAGGAAAACACCAAATCATCGCTCCTATACGAATGGCTGCGCATTCATTTGCTGCTCGATCAGCAGCTCCATCAGCGGCGGCTCCCTCACATGGAAAACGATTTATACATCGAACACGTCGAGCTCAAGCCGCTTCTCATCAATGAAATCAAACCGTTGCAGCCATGGTGCATGCAAAAAGGCATCGGCTTTGATCTGCAATTGAACGTCCGCACGGTGCTCAGCGATGCCAAATGGCTTTCGTTTATCATCCGGCAAATCGTGACGAACGCGGTGAAATATAGCGAGTCTTGCGACATTATCGTGAAAAGTTTTCTAGAAAACGGCCATATCCACTTGCAGATTCAAGATTTCGGCCGCGGCATTGATCCGAAGGACTTGCCGCGCATTTTTGACAAGGGCTTCACCTCCACTGCCGAACACCAAAACGAAGCGGCGACGGGAATGGGGCTGTATTTGGCGAAAAAAGCCGCCCAACCGCTTCTGCTTGACTTTCACGTCGAATCTTCACCGGGGCGCGGGACGGTCTTTACGATCGTATTTCCCCAGGAAAACGACCTGATCCGAATGCACGGCATGTGA
- the mce gene encoding methylmalonyl-CoA epimerase, translating to MQVKKVDHIGIAVRSIEKALPFYTDVLGLPFLGIEEVESEQVKVAFLQAGEAKLELLEPLSPESAVAKFIEKRGEGIHHVALGVEDITERIRELKEHGIRMIQDAPKRGAGGALVAFMHPKSTGGVLYELCERTNQTEGHR from the coding sequence ATGCAAGTGAAAAAAGTCGACCATATCGGCATTGCTGTCCGCTCGATCGAGAAAGCGCTTCCGTTTTATACGGATGTGCTCGGCCTGCCGTTTCTTGGCATCGAGGAAGTCGAGTCGGAGCAGGTGAAAGTGGCGTTTTTGCAGGCCGGAGAGGCGAAACTGGAGTTGCTCGAGCCGCTGTCGCCAGAGAGCGCGGTGGCGAAATTTATCGAAAAGCGCGGTGAAGGGATCCATCACGTGGCGCTTGGCGTCGAGGACATCACCGAGCGCATCCGTGAGCTGAAGGAGCACGGCATCCGCATGATTCAAGATGCGCCGAAACGCGGCGCCGGTGGGGCGCTCGTCGCCTTCATGCATCCGAAATCGACCGGCGGCGTGTTGTATGAACTTTGCGAGCGAACGAACCAAACGGAGGGACACCGATGA
- a CDS encoding ABC transporter ATP-binding protein, translating into MTILEATNIRKIYGTKKNQQEVLKGIDLRVEKGEFLAIMGPSGSGKTTLLNVLSSIDRVSEGAIFIEGNNIVAMKDRELAEFRKRHVGFIFQEYHLLDTLTVKENVLLPLSITKTPKQEAEKKFAELASELGIIDIQNHYPSEISGGQKQRAAAARAFIHEPSIIFADEPTGALDSKSASDLLHKLQKLNKQRKTTIIMVTHDPVAASFSSRVVFIKDGQLYTQLYKGTETQQQFFQAIMQTQGVLGGVRP; encoded by the coding sequence ATGACGATACTCGAAGCAACCAACATCCGCAAAATTTACGGAACAAAGAAAAATCAACAAGAAGTGCTCAAAGGCATTGATTTGCGCGTGGAGAAAGGAGAGTTTCTCGCGATCATGGGCCCGTCGGGATCAGGGAAGACGACACTGCTCAACGTCCTTTCCTCCATCGATCGGGTGAGCGAGGGCGCGATTTTCATCGAAGGAAACAACATCGTCGCCATGAAAGACCGGGAGCTGGCGGAATTTCGCAAGCGCCATGTCGGATTCATTTTTCAAGAGTATCATTTGCTTGACACGCTGACGGTGAAGGAAAATGTCCTTTTGCCTTTATCGATTACGAAAACGCCCAAGCAAGAAGCGGAAAAGAAATTTGCCGAATTGGCGTCTGAACTTGGCATTATTGACATCCAAAACCACTATCCAAGCGAAATTTCTGGGGGGCAAAAACAGCGCGCGGCCGCGGCGCGGGCGTTCATCCATGAGCCGAGCATCATTTTTGCCGATGAGCCGACCGGCGCACTCGATTCGAAATCAGCTTCCGATTTATTGCACAAGCTGCAAAAACTCAATAAACAACGGAAGACGACGATCATCATGGTCACCCATGATCCGGTCGCGGCCAGTTTCTCGAGCCGTGTCGTTTTTATCAAAGACGGACAATTGTATACGCAACTGTATAAAGGAACCGAAACGCAGCAGCAGTTTTTCCAAGCCATTATGCAAACACAAGGCGTGCTAGGTGGTGTTCGGCCATGA
- a CDS encoding chemotaxis protein CheW: protein MDKYVVFRVEREQYAVSIAYVVSIEKMTAPTAVPHMPDYMAGVVRIRGELMPVLDMRKLLYGRAIEETDQTRLVVAAVDGLSVAFIVDEAKEIADIESGAIKPLQLMSAERTPYLVGMATQEDRLLTVLDPRVLFAHLDEAEEIRAQVAAARAAAQENEAI, encoded by the coding sequence ATGGACAAATATGTGGTCTTTCGCGTTGAGCGGGAACAGTACGCCGTTTCGATCGCGTATGTCGTCTCCATTGAAAAAATGACGGCGCCGACCGCGGTGCCCCATATGCCGGACTATATGGCCGGCGTCGTGCGCATCCGCGGCGAGCTCATGCCAGTGCTTGATATGCGGAAGCTGTTGTACGGCCGGGCCATCGAAGAAACGGACCAGACGCGCCTTGTCGTGGCTGCGGTTGATGGTTTGTCAGTGGCGTTTATCGTCGATGAGGCAAAGGAAATCGCTGATATTGAGTCTGGGGCGATTAAACCGCTTCAACTGATGTCCGCGGAGCGCACGCCGTATCTTGTCGGGATGGCGACGCAAGAGGACCGGCTGTTGACCGTGCTTGACCCGCGCGTCTTGTTTGCCCATTTGGATGAGGCGGAAGAGATTCGTGCGCAAGTGGCCGCTGCCCGAGCGGCTGCCCAAGAGAATGAGGCAATATAG